One genomic window of Cricetulus griseus strain 17A/GY chromosome 3, alternate assembly CriGri-PICRH-1.0, whole genome shotgun sequence includes the following:
- the LOC100757396 gene encoding olfactory receptor 6F1 — translation MITENETLAQDFILLGFPGPQALQLSLFMLFLVMYLLSIGGNMAIFLLVSTSQQLHTPMYFFLSNLSFLEIWYTTAAVPKALAILVGRSQTISFSGCLLQMYLVFSLGCTEYFLLAAMAYDRYLAICSPLHYQSIMNSLLSAQLALSSWICGFLAISVPTALISTLSFCGPNAINHFFCDIAPWIALACSSTQAVEIVAFVIAFVVILSSCLITLISYVYIINTILRIPSATGRSKAFSTCSSHLTVVLIWYGSTIFLHVRTSIKDDLDLTKAVHVLNTVVTPVLNPFIYTLRNKDVRETLMKKWRRT, via the coding sequence ATGATCACAGAGAATGAGACTCTAGCCCAAGACTTTATTCTCTTGGGCTTCCCTGGACCTCAAGCcctccagctttctcttttcatgcTGTTTCTGGTTATGTATCTCCTTAGCATTGGTGGTAATATGGCAATCTTTCTATTGGTCAGCACTTCTCAACAGTTACATACACCTATGTATTTCTTTCTGAGCAACCTGTCATTCTTGGAGATATGGTATACCACAGCTGCAGTCCCTAAAGCTCTTGCCATCCTTGTGGGGAGAAGCCAGACCATATCATTTTCAGGGTGTCTTTTGCAgatgtatcttgttttctcactAGGTTGCACAGAATACTTCCTCTTGGCAGCCATGGCTTATGATCGCTATCTTGCCATCTGCTCTCCTTTACACTACCAGTCTATAATGAACAGTCTACTCTCTGCACAGCTGGCTCTTAGCTCCTGGATTTGTGGTTTCCTTGCCATTTCTGTACCAACCGCCCTAATAAGCACCTTGTCCTTCTGTGGCCCTAATGCCATCAATCATTTCTTCTGTGACATTGCACCCTGGATTGCCCTGGCTTGCAGCAGTACACAGGCAGTGGAGATAGTGGCTTTTGTGATAGCTTTTGTGGTTATCCTGAGTTCCTGCCTCATTACTCTGATTTCTTATGTCTACATCATTAACACCATCCTGAGGATCCCTTCTGCCACTGGCCGGAGCAAAGCATTCTCTACCTGTTCCTCCCACCTAACTGTGGTGCTCATCTGGTATGGGTCCACGATTTTTCTCCATGTCCGAACCTCCATCAAAGATGATTTAGATCTGACCAAAGCTGTCCATGTCCTCAATACAGTGGTAACTCCAGTTCTCAATCCTTTCATCTATACCCTTCGTAACAAGGATGTCAGAGAAACTCtgatgaagaaatggaggagaacaTGA